In a genomic window of Thalassophryne amazonica chromosome 12, fThaAma1.1, whole genome shotgun sequence:
- the LOC117522519 gene encoding gastrula zinc finger protein XlCGF8.2DB-like, which produces MTKKWFHSSQCGKACSHMNYLKQQKGSQESEKQFSCSGCGKRFGQKCNLIAHMRIHTGEKPFACSVCGKRFGRKGNLITHMKIHTGEKTFACSECGTKFRNNCTLIRHMRIHSGEKPFACSECGTRFGQKGTLITHMKIHTGEKIFGCSECGKRFGLKGSLMSHMRIHTGEKPFACSECGTRFGHKSNLIAHMRVHTGEKIFVCSECGTRFGHKSSLITHMRIHRGEKPFACSQCGKRFGRNSNLFAHMKIHTEEKPFVCSECGKKFGQKDHLVRHTRIHAGEKTFACSECGTRFGHKRSLTAHMRIHREEKPLACSHCSKRFRRNGNLISHMKSHTGEKPFACSECGKRFVQKGHLTKHMRMHPREKPGSQALFTLPVQIGFIAYLIQS; this is translated from the coding sequence ATGACTAAGAAATGGTTTCATTCTTCTCAGTGTGGTAAAGCATGTAGTCACATGAACTATTTAAAGCAACAAAAGGGAAGCCAAGAAAGTGAAAAACAATTTAGCTGTTCtgggtgtggtaaaagatttggacagaagTGCAATCTGATTGCacatatgagaattcatacaggagagaaaccatttgcatgttctgtgtgtggtaaaaggtttggacgaaagggtAATCTGATCActcacatgaaaattcatacaggagagaaaacatttgcctgttctgagtgtggtacaaAATTTAGAAACAACTGCACTCTGATCAGACACATGAGAATACattcaggagagaaaccattcgcgtgttctgagtgtggtacaaGATTTggacagaagggcactctgatcacgcacatgaaaattcatacaggagagaaaatatttggctgttctgagtgtggcaaaagatttggACTGAAGGGCAGTCTGAtgtcacacatgagaattcatacaggagagaaaccatttgcatgttctgagtgtggtacacGATTTGGACATAAGAGCAATCTGATTGCACACATGAgagttcatacaggagagaaaatatttgtgtgttctgagtgtggtacaaGATTTGGACATAAGAGCAGTCTGATCACACACATGAGGATTCAtcgaggagagaaaccatttgcgtgttctcagtgtggtaaaagatttggacgaaacagCAATCTGTTTGCACACATGAAGATTCATACGGAAGAGAAACCATTTGTATGTTCAGAGTGTGGGAAAAAATTTGGACAAAAGGACCACCTGGTCAGACACACAAGAATTCATGCAGGAGAGAAAACATTTgcatgttctgagtgtggtaccaGATTTGGACATAAGAGAAGTCTGACTGCACACATGAGAATACATAGAGAAGAGAAGCCGCTTGCCTGTTCTCACTGTAGTAAAAGATTTAGACGTAATGGCAACCTGATCTCGCACATGAAAAGTCatactggagagaaaccatttgcgtGTTCTGAGTGCGGTAAAAGATTTGTACAAAAAGGCCATCTGACCAAGCACATGAGAATGCATCCAAGAGAGAAACCTGGCTCTCAGGCTTTATTCACGCTGCCAGTTCAAATTGGATTTATTGCATATCTGATTCAAAGCTGA